One window from the genome of Ensifer canadensis encodes:
- a CDS encoding AI-2E family transporter produces MDDDRLGKSNSLAPAPVATASIETRITDLVRFGIVGLFAYWSLTLVVPFAIIGIWAAILAVAQYPLYRRLEKMLGGRGKLAAVLITLVNLSLIIGPLSALIFGSLDGAQVVYEKLKGSEAIMPAPPEAVRNWPIIGERIYNAWSLASNNLAAALNRFQPALLQAGSKAIGVLASIGLGFVGFIASVIVTGFLFRPGLKISEFLNVFAHRIAGERGQGFVRLATATIRNVARGVIGVAFIQTILCALVLKLFAVPAAGLIAFVVMILCIVQIGPFPVFLPLIVWGWMTMEFQSALLMTLLLVPIALIDNIMKPILVARGLSTPMLVILVGVLGGTLAYGLIGLFLGPIVLSVFYDLLAVWIRSDRIAAQPDQRPARQSGGVVSDTGIQG; encoded by the coding sequence ATGGATGACGATCGACTTGGTAAAAGCAATAGTTTAGCGCCTGCTCCGGTGGCGACGGCCTCAATCGAAACACGGATCACGGACCTCGTCCGGTTCGGTATTGTTGGGCTGTTTGCCTATTGGTCGCTGACGCTAGTGGTACCCTTTGCCATTATCGGCATATGGGCCGCTATCCTGGCAGTCGCGCAGTATCCGCTTTATCGCAGGCTTGAAAAAATGCTTGGTGGTCGCGGAAAGCTCGCGGCCGTGCTCATTACGCTGGTGAACCTTTCCCTCATTATCGGCCCATTGTCGGCTCTCATCTTCGGTTCGCTCGACGGCGCGCAAGTGGTGTACGAAAAGCTCAAGGGTAGCGAGGCAATCATGCCGGCGCCGCCAGAGGCCGTTCGGAACTGGCCCATCATCGGAGAGCGGATCTACAATGCCTGGAGTCTTGCTTCAAACAATCTGGCGGCCGCCCTTAACCGGTTCCAACCGGCACTGCTGCAAGCCGGCAGCAAGGCCATCGGCGTTCTTGCCAGCATCGGGTTGGGATTTGTAGGTTTCATTGCGTCGGTGATTGTCACCGGCTTTCTGTTTCGCCCTGGCTTGAAGATCTCCGAGTTCTTGAATGTGTTTGCGCACAGGATCGCCGGAGAGCGAGGGCAAGGGTTCGTACGTCTTGCAACCGCCACGATCCGAAACGTCGCAAGAGGCGTCATCGGCGTGGCCTTCATTCAGACGATATTGTGCGCGTTGGTTCTGAAGCTCTTCGCGGTGCCCGCAGCCGGGTTGATCGCGTTTGTCGTGATGATCCTGTGTATCGTGCAAATCGGGCCGTTTCCTGTTTTCCTGCCCCTGATCGTGTGGGGATGGATGACAATGGAGTTCCAGTCAGCCTTGCTCATGACGCTTCTCCTCGTTCCGATCGCGTTGATCGACAACATTATGAAGCCCATTCTGGTCGCTCGTGGCCTTTCCACACCAATGCTCGTCATCCTGGTCGGGGTGCTCGGCGGTACGCTTGCCTATGGATTGATCGGCCTGTTTCTGGGCCCGATTGTGCTCAGCGTCTTTTATGACCTTCTTGCCGTCTGGATCCGTTCAGACAGGATAGCTGCGCAGCCAGATCAGCGCCCGGCCCGGCAAAGCGGCGGAGTCGTTTCTGACACCGGTATTCAAGGCTAG
- the ppk2 gene encoding polyphosphate kinase 2: MDDITDRPIEAQSEKKTKKEARRYEKRLVKLQVELSHLQSWVQKSGARIVIIFEGRDAAGKGGVIKRITQWVSPRVFRVVALPAPTDREKSQMYMQRYIAHLPAAGEVVIFDRSWYNRPGVERVMGFCTEKKARHFLEALPRFEAAIVENGVTLLKYFLTVSEDEQERRFRRRIDDPLRQWKLSPMDLESYRRWWDYTRAYDEMIRMTDSQLAPWWIVPSDNKKRARINCISHILKSIPYERVKFEEPELGKRQKRPSGFIEDTSPRNVVPDIQGSAGH, translated from the coding sequence ATGGACGACATAACCGATAGGCCCATTGAGGCACAAAGTGAAAAAAAAACGAAGAAAGAGGCGCGCCGTTACGAAAAGCGCCTCGTAAAGTTGCAGGTCGAGTTGTCGCATCTGCAGTCCTGGGTGCAAAAGTCAGGAGCACGTATCGTCATCATCTTCGAGGGACGTGATGCCGCCGGCAAGGGGGGCGTCATCAAGCGCATAACCCAGTGGGTGAGCCCACGGGTCTTCCGTGTGGTCGCCCTGCCTGCACCCACGGACCGGGAGAAGTCCCAGATGTACATGCAGCGCTACATTGCTCATCTGCCTGCCGCCGGGGAAGTCGTGATCTTCGACCGCAGCTGGTACAACAGGCCGGGGGTCGAGCGCGTCATGGGGTTCTGTACGGAAAAGAAGGCGCGACACTTTCTCGAGGCGCTGCCGCGGTTTGAAGCGGCGATCGTCGAGAATGGCGTCACTTTGCTGAAGTATTTCCTGACAGTGAGCGAGGATGAGCAAGAGCGTCGCTTCCGCCGCCGTATCGATGACCCGTTGAGGCAATGGAAACTGAGCCCAATGGATCTGGAATCCTATCGCCGCTGGTGGGATTATACGCGTGCCTATGACGAGATGATCCGGATGACGGATAGCCAACTCGCGCCTTGGTGGATTGTTCCCTCGGACAATAAAAAGCGCGCGCGCATCAACTGCATCTCGCACATCCTCAAATCGATACCCTACGAGCGCGTGAAGTTCGAAGAACCCGAGCTCGGTAAGCGTCAGAAGCGGCCGTCGGGCTTTATTGAAGACACGAGCCCGCGTAATGTGGTGCCGGATATCCAGGGATCCGCCGGTCACTAG
- a CDS encoding type II toxin-antitoxin system VapC family toxin yields the protein MILVDTNVLLDVVTDDPTWADWSITQLENASLRGKLWINDIVYAELSVRYDRIEDVETFVDQAGLELTSVPREALFLASKVFTRYRKAGGTRTGVLPDFFIGAHAAVSGLPLLTRDVGRYRTYFPTLTLIAPHLPT from the coding sequence GTGATACTTGTCGACACGAATGTTCTTCTCGACGTTGTCACCGACGATCCGACATGGGCTGATTGGTCCATAACCCAGCTCGAAAACGCAAGTCTTCGTGGGAAACTGTGGATCAACGACATCGTCTATGCCGAGCTTTCCGTTCGCTACGACCGTATCGAAGATGTCGAAACGTTCGTCGACCAGGCAGGCTTGGAACTGACATCGGTGCCTCGCGAAGCTCTCTTTCTGGCTAGCAAGGTCTTTACCCGATATCGCAAGGCGGGTGGGACGAGGACCGGCGTGCTCCCCGACTTTTTCATCGGCGCGCACGCGGCCGTCAGCGGCTTGCCGTTGCTGACGCGTGATGTCGGCCGCTATCGGACCTATTTCCCCACTTTGACGTTGATCGCGCCGCATTTGCCGACGTAG
- a CDS encoding AbrB/MazE/SpoVT family DNA-binding domain-containing protein: MTTTVTAKGQVTIPKAVRDLLGIVPGSKVDFQRAPDGSIVLVHAAKKQQPSRFSKLRGHAGKGLDTDAIMALTRGEP, from the coding sequence ATGACCACGACAGTTACAGCCAAGGGGCAGGTTACGATCCCGAAGGCAGTGCGCGACCTCTTGGGTATCGTGCCTGGAAGCAAGGTTGATTTCCAGCGCGCCCCGGATGGAAGCATCGTGCTGGTACATGCGGCCAAGAAGCAGCAGCCCAGCCGCTTCTCGAAGCTGCGAGGGCACGCCGGTAAAGGGCTGGATACTGACGCGATCATGGCCCTGACGCGTGGCGAACCGTGA
- a CDS encoding GcvT family protein, which translates to MAQNFPTQAQVVIIGGGIIGCSVAYHLTKLGWTDVVLLEQGQLSGGTTWHAAGLVGQLRSHANMTSLIKYSTQLYSELEAETGLATGWKNCGSVSVARSADRMTVLKRTAASARAQGVAIEVISPKEAQDLWPVMAIDDLVGAVWLPGDGKANPTDLTQSLAKGARNRDARIIERVRVTGIVTADGAVTGVETDQGTIAAEIVVNCAGQWARKVGLMCGVSVPLHSAEHMYIVTGRIEGVHPDLPVMRDPDGYIYFKEEVGGLVMGGFEPEAKPWGMAGIPDDFEFALLPDDWDQFEILMQSALQRVPQLATSEVKKFYNGPESFTPDNNFMLGEAPELKNFYVGAGFNSMGIASAGGAGRALAEWIVNGAPTMDLWPVDIRRFANFNNNPRWLHDRVKETLGLHYAMPWPNRELDTARPFRRSALYDRLAAKGACFGSKMGWERANWFAAEGEKPVTDYAFGRQNWHEAVKREMKATREAAGIFDQTSFAKLLVQGRDAAAALNRICAADIDVAIGRSVYTGLLNVRGGYESDLTVLRLAADRFLLITGSAQPVHDADWIRKNLPAEAHVTLTDVTSAYAVLALMGPRARDILSRLTSADLSNAAFPFATIREIDIGYATAYANRMTYVGELGWELIVPTEFAVGVYEALHEVGRDFGLSDCGYYALEALRLEKGYRAWSRELTPDVNPYEAGLAFALSLDKPDGFLGRDALIAAKEKGVPTRRIVQFTVDDPSPMLWGGELVLRDGKPVGEVRSAAYGHTLGRSVALGLIEHSSGVNKEFLEGGRFEVELAGDRFSVTAHLSPAYDPKGLRVKA; encoded by the coding sequence ATCATCGGCGGCGGCATTATCGGCTGTTCGGTCGCCTATCACCTCACCAAGCTCGGCTGGACGGACGTCGTGCTCTTGGAGCAAGGGCAATTGAGCGGCGGCACCACCTGGCACGCAGCCGGCCTTGTCGGCCAGCTGCGCAGCCATGCGAACATGACCAGCCTGATCAAATATTCGACGCAGCTCTATAGCGAGCTGGAGGCTGAAACCGGGCTCGCCACCGGCTGGAAGAATTGCGGCTCCGTTTCCGTCGCTCGATCGGCCGACCGTATGACGGTGCTGAAGCGCACGGCCGCGTCAGCCCGCGCGCAGGGCGTCGCCATCGAGGTGATTTCGCCGAAAGAGGCCCAGGATCTCTGGCCGGTGATGGCCATCGACGACCTGGTGGGCGCCGTCTGGCTGCCGGGTGACGGCAAGGCCAATCCGACCGATCTGACGCAGTCGCTCGCGAAGGGCGCGCGCAATCGGGACGCGCGCATCATCGAGCGTGTGCGCGTCACCGGCATTGTCACTGCCGATGGCGCGGTTACCGGTGTGGAAACGGATCAAGGGACGATCGCCGCCGAGATCGTCGTCAATTGCGCCGGCCAGTGGGCGCGCAAGGTCGGGCTGATGTGCGGCGTGTCGGTGCCGCTGCATTCGGCCGAACACATGTACATTGTAACCGGCAGGATTGAAGGCGTTCACCCGGATCTGCCGGTCATGCGCGACCCCGATGGCTACATCTACTTCAAGGAAGAGGTGGGTGGCCTGGTCATGGGCGGTTTCGAGCCGGAAGCAAAACCGTGGGGCATGGCGGGCATTCCGGATGATTTCGAATTCGCCTTGCTTCCTGACGACTGGGACCAGTTCGAAATCCTGATGCAAAGCGCCCTGCAACGGGTGCCGCAACTGGCGACATCAGAGGTGAAGAAGTTCTATAACGGTCCTGAAAGCTTCACGCCCGACAACAACTTCATGCTCGGCGAGGCGCCGGAACTGAAGAACTTCTACGTCGGCGCGGGCTTCAACTCGATGGGCATTGCGAGCGCCGGTGGCGCCGGGCGTGCGCTGGCGGAATGGATCGTCAACGGCGCGCCGACCATGGACCTCTGGCCGGTCGACATCCGTCGCTTTGCAAACTTCAACAACAATCCGCGCTGGCTGCATGACCGCGTCAAGGAGACGCTCGGGCTGCACTATGCCATGCCCTGGCCCAATCGCGAGCTGGACACGGCGCGACCTTTCCGCCGCTCAGCCCTCTATGATCGGCTTGCGGCAAAGGGCGCCTGCTTCGGCTCGAAAATGGGCTGGGAGCGTGCCAACTGGTTTGCGGCCGAGGGCGAAAAGCCGGTCACGGACTATGCCTTCGGCCGGCAGAACTGGCACGAGGCGGTCAAGCGCGAGATGAAAGCAACGCGCGAGGCGGCCGGCATCTTCGACCAGACCTCCTTCGCCAAGCTTCTTGTCCAGGGGCGCGATGCTGCAGCAGCACTCAACCGCATCTGCGCCGCCGATATCGACGTTGCGATCGGTCGTTCCGTCTATACCGGGCTCCTTAATGTGCGCGGCGGCTATGAAAGCGACCTGACCGTGCTGCGGCTGGCGGCGGACCGCTTCCTCCTCATCACCGGTTCGGCGCAGCCGGTGCACGACGCCGACTGGATCCGCAAGAACCTGCCGGCCGAAGCGCATGTGACGCTGACTGACGTCACCTCTGCCTACGCGGTTCTGGCGCTCATGGGTCCGCGCGCGCGGGATATCCTGTCCCGGTTGACATCAGCCGATCTCTCCAATGCCGCCTTTCCCTTCGCGACGATCCGGGAGATCGATATCGGTTATGCCACGGCCTATGCCAACCGCATGACCTATGTCGGTGAACTCGGCTGGGAACTGATTGTGCCGACGGAGTTCGCCGTCGGCGTCTATGAGGCGCTGCACGAGGTCGGGCGTGATTTCGGGTTGAGCGATTGCGGCTACTATGCGCTCGAGGCGCTCCGGCTGGAAAAGGGCTATCGCGCCTGGAGCCGCGAGCTGACGCCGGATGTCAACCCTTACGAGGCGGGCCTTGCTTTCGCGCTCTCGCTCGACAAGCCGGACGGCTTTCTCGGCCGTGACGCGTTGATCGCCGCAAAGGAGAAGGGGGTGCCCACGCGGCGCATCGTGCAGTTCACCGTCGATGATCCGTCGCCGATGTTATGGGGCGGTGAGCTGGTTCTTCGCGATGGCAAGCCCGTCGGCGAAGTCCGTTCGGCGGCCTACGGCCACACGCTCGGCCGCTCCGTCGCCCTTGGCCTGATCGAACATTCCTCTGGCGTCAACAAGGAATTCCTGGAGGGCGGGAGATTCGAAGTCGAGCTTGCTGGTGACCGGTTCTCCGTGACCGCGCATCTGTCCCCGGCCTATGATCCAAAGGGTTTGCGCGTCAAGGCGTAA